The following are from one region of the bacterium genome:
- a CDS encoding response regulator, translated as MDDIEITHEYMRALLRSASKVHSAYNGNEALAQAREMRPDLILMDLRMPVMDGFETTEKLKADPLTAEIPIIAVTAQAVEEDRVRAFKAGAEGFVNKPVNISQFRQAIEAVFASRREKAREEERKNS; from the coding sequence GTGGATGACATCGAAATCACCCACGAGTATATGCGGGCGCTTCTCAGGAGCGCCTCGAAGGTTCATTCGGCCTATAACGGCAATGAGGCGCTGGCGCAGGCCCGCGAGATGCGCCCCGACCTCATCCTGATGGATTTGCGGATGCCGGTCATGGACGGATTCGAGACGACGGAAAAGCTGAAGGCCGATCCCTTGACGGCGGAGATTCCCATCATCGCCGTGACGGCGCAGGCCGTTGAGGAAGACCGCGTCCGCGCCTTCAAGGCGGGAGCCGAGGGCTTCGTCAACAAGCCGGTGAACATATCCCAGTTCCGCCAGGCGATTGAGGCCGTTTTCGCGTCGCGGCGGGAAAAGGCGCGTGAAGAAGAGCGGAAAAATTCCTGA
- a CDS encoding PPOX class F420-dependent oxidoreductase, protein MNENAAKIPESHAALLKSKALIHLATVMKDGSPQVSPIWFSTEGELILLNSAKGRLKDRNMRRQNKVALALVDPDNPFRYVGIRGTVVEITEEGAEAHIDRLAKKYLGLDTYPHRKAGDVRVIYRIRPDKVHTMG, encoded by the coding sequence ATGAACGAGAATGCAGCGAAGATCCCCGAGAGCCACGCCGCCCTGCTCAAGAGCAAGGCGCTGATCCATCTGGCCACCGTCATGAAAGACGGCTCCCCGCAGGTCTCACCGATCTGGTTCAGCACCGAAGGCGAGCTGATTCTGCTCAACTCGGCCAAGGGCCGCCTGAAGGACCGCAACATGCGGCGGCAGAACAAGGTGGCCCTCGCGCTGGTCGATCCCGACAATCCGTTCCGCTATGTGGGAATCCGGGGAACCGTGGTGGAAATCACCGAAGAAGGCGCCGAGGCGCACATTGACCGGCTGGCGAAGAAGTATCTCGGGCTCGACACCTATCCACACCGCAAGGCGGGCGACGTGCGGGTCATCTACAGGATACGGCCCGATAAAGTGCACACCATGGGCTAG